One Roseomonas gilardii subsp. gilardii genomic region harbors:
- a CDS encoding DNA polymerase III subunit epsilon, which yields MKGFAVTPVYVVTDTEFDGPTPGRNSLLSIGAVAVAADGREVADFEAVLAPFPGAEPDPGTLGWFATQPLAWEAATRDPQPAEAVMARFVAWVRGLPGDPVFAAHPLAVDGPWMDLYLQRFTGTRLVPVPRAVDPLFRGTPLCLHSFAAGRLHWPPERCRVEHYPAEWLGETAHTHRALDDARGYGHLLARLFAIGGGLPRVLIVKFLRS from the coding sequence GTGAAGGGATTCGCGGTGACGCCGGTCTATGTGGTGACGGATACCGAATTCGACGGCCCCACGCCGGGCCGCAACTCGCTGCTCTCGATCGGCGCCGTCGCCGTGGCGGCGGATGGGCGGGAGGTCGCGGATTTCGAGGCCGTGCTGGCCCCCTTCCCGGGCGCGGAACCCGATCCCGGCACGCTGGGCTGGTTCGCCACCCAGCCCCTGGCCTGGGAGGCCGCGACACGGGACCCGCAGCCGGCGGAGGCCGTCATGGCCCGCTTTGTGGCCTGGGTGCGGGGCCTGCCTGGCGATCCGGTCTTCGCCGCGCACCCGCTGGCGGTGGATGGTCCCTGGATGGACCTCTACCTGCAGCGCTTCACCGGAACGCGCCTCGTGCCCGTTCCGCGCGCGGTGGACCCGCTTTTCCGCGGCACGCCCCTTTGCCTGCACTCCTTCGCGGCGGGCCGGCTGCACTGGCCACCGGAACGCTGCCGGGTGGAGCACTATCCGGCGGAATGGCTGGGGGAGACGGCGCACACCCATCGTGCCCTGGACGATGCCCGCGGCTATGGACATCTGCTGGCCCGTCTCTTCGCCATCGGCGGGGGCCTGCCTAGGGTCCTGATCGTGAAGTTTCTACGATCATGA
- the ggt gene encoding gamma-glutamyltransferase — MSHPNGPRTGRPPTLAQNGIIATPHYLASSAGLAILQQGGSAVDAAIAANAVLCVVYPHMAGLGGDGFWLVAEPGTGQVRGINASGPAAQMATADYYRKGGAIPSRGPLSALTVPGAVDGWRIAHEKYGRVAWADLFAAAIGYARDGMPVSRSLADWLSQDEAILSQYPTSGAIFLPSQHVPREGQRLRQTDLARSFEVIAKEGARAFYEDSIAQRLCGALQADGCPLRPADFAAFRAEWVDPIKARYRGYDVYELPPNTQGFTALQILNLIAGYDIAAWGDGTADYYHHMAEAVKVAFADRDEWLTDPRFITMPVDEFISEEYADRRRQLIQPDRALDIAAVPAGIAYSHPHARRIPDGDTCYFCAADRDGMVVSLIQSIYHDFGSAIVAGDTGIILQNRGAFFALEDTHPNRLEPGKRTFHTLIPALLMRDGMPYLAFGSMGGEGQPQSHAALVTRIVDFGYDVQQAIEAPRWLMGRTWGTQSRHLSLEGRISDEVARELKRRGQPVQMVTDWNDNMGHASAIRVDREQGFFEGGADPRGDGAAIGY, encoded by the coding sequence GTGAGTCATCCCAACGGTCCGCGAACAGGGCGTCCACCCACACTCGCCCAGAATGGGATTATCGCCACGCCGCACTATCTGGCGAGTAGCGCAGGGCTCGCCATCCTCCAGCAGGGAGGCAGCGCCGTCGACGCCGCGATTGCGGCAAACGCAGTCCTCTGTGTCGTCTATCCCCATATGGCGGGGCTTGGGGGCGACGGGTTCTGGCTCGTGGCGGAACCCGGCACCGGACAGGTGCGCGGGATCAACGCGAGCGGGCCCGCTGCGCAAATGGCCACCGCCGACTACTATCGAAAGGGTGGTGCAATCCCCTCGCGTGGCCCGCTGAGCGCGCTTACCGTCCCTGGTGCCGTCGATGGGTGGCGCATAGCGCATGAGAAGTACGGTCGTGTTGCTTGGGCAGACCTTTTCGCTGCAGCGATTGGTTATGCCCGTGACGGCATGCCGGTCAGCCGTTCGCTTGCTGATTGGCTGTCACAGGACGAAGCAATTCTCTCGCAGTATCCCACTAGCGGCGCCATCTTCTTGCCCAGCCAACATGTCCCGCGGGAAGGTCAGCGGCTCAGGCAAACCGATCTGGCCCGTTCGTTTGAGGTCATTGCCAAGGAAGGTGCCCGCGCATTTTACGAGGATTCCATCGCGCAACGTTTGTGCGGTGCGCTCCAAGCTGATGGGTGTCCGCTACGCCCGGCGGACTTTGCCGCATTTCGAGCCGAATGGGTTGATCCGATCAAGGCTCGTTATCGTGGCTATGACGTGTACGAACTGCCGCCAAACACACAAGGCTTCACTGCCTTGCAGATCCTCAACCTTATTGCCGGCTATGACATCGCCGCGTGGGGGGACGGGACAGCCGATTACTACCACCACATGGCAGAGGCTGTGAAAGTGGCCTTTGCCGACCGCGACGAGTGGCTGACCGATCCCCGCTTCATCACCATGCCGGTCGACGAGTTCATCAGCGAGGAGTACGCGGACCGGAGACGCCAGCTCATTCAGCCAGACCGGGCACTCGATATCGCCGCGGTGCCGGCGGGGATCGCGTATTCGCACCCCCACGCACGTCGCATTCCGGACGGCGACACGTGCTATTTCTGCGCAGCCGACCGCGATGGTATGGTCGTGTCGCTCATTCAGTCCATCTACCACGATTTCGGTAGCGCTATCGTCGCTGGCGATACCGGGATCATCCTTCAGAATCGCGGTGCGTTCTTTGCCCTGGAGGACACGCACCCCAATCGCCTGGAGCCAGGCAAGCGCACTTTCCATACCCTTATCCCGGCGCTCCTCATGCGCGATGGCATGCCATATCTTGCATTTGGTTCCATGGGTGGCGAAGGGCAACCGCAATCACACGCGGCGCTCGTGACGCGCATCGTTGATTTCGGCTATGACGTCCAGCAGGCCATCGAGGCGCCACGCTGGCTTATGGGCCGCACTTGGGGCACGCAATCGCGTCACCTGTCGCTTGAAGGGCGGATTTCCGACGAGGTCGCGCGCGAGCTGAAGCGCCGAGGCCAGCCGGTGCAGATGGTCACCGATTGGAACGACAATATGGGGCACGCCAGCGCGATCCGCGTTGATCGGGAACAGGGATTTTTCGAGGGCGGCGCCGATCCCCGCGGGGATGGCGCTGCAATAGGATACTAG
- a CDS encoding SLC13 family permease, with the protein MAQIITTLSIILVAMALFAWNRIPAAAVAVGASLALYFSGILTMHETLSGFGDPVVVMIAALLAIATGLEMAGVGAWSGQLLIRHTGTNDSWRLFAIMISAAVFSGLIGMNGAVAAMLPITVVVAVRTRVAPSRLMIPLAFACLTGSKLTLLGTPVNLIAATQADEGGAGHIGFFEWAVLGVPLLAGTIVLTLAFGRSLLPERHGQSIPADFSAHAETLVEQYRLDDGLHYFRVRHTSPLVGRPRGEIAPETFGGLQLVSILAGDTLAPLQRPEIAEGDILLVRGEAEQAGRFAADMHLSVRESDTDGSIADLLMSRSSGLAEVVIPQRSNLIGQQAFPGMTTEDGSLMVLAIQRGSEEIRQRTITLRAGDHLLLQGTWKALDQYLADPKVLVVDSLEAVQRQAVALGQGAAMAITVLLLLVLLLAFDIVPAPIAAVVCATLMVLGRVLTLAQFYRGIDWNTCILIGAMIPPATAMTKTGAAELIGDHVVELLGGAGPHAVLAGIFVVTALISQFISNTSAALVMMPIGFATASELGVSPLPLIMGVAMGASASFLTPFANGVSLMVYGPGGYRFGDFWRLGLLIMAWTLIVTVVIVPLYWRF; encoded by the coding sequence GTGGCACAGATCATCACGACGCTATCGATCATCCTCGTAGCTATGGCGTTATTTGCGTGGAATCGTATCCCCGCGGCGGCGGTGGCCGTGGGCGCTTCACTCGCACTATATTTCAGCGGCATTCTGACAATGCACGAGACGCTTAGTGGATTCGGCGACCCCGTGGTGGTCATGATCGCCGCGCTGCTCGCGATCGCCACCGGGCTCGAAATGGCAGGTGTCGGTGCATGGTCCGGTCAATTGCTAATTCGCCATACCGGCACGAACGATTCGTGGCGCTTGTTCGCCATCATGATCAGCGCGGCGGTGTTCAGCGGCCTGATCGGCATGAATGGGGCCGTCGCGGCAATGCTGCCGATCACTGTCGTGGTTGCCGTTCGAACGCGTGTAGCTCCCTCCCGGCTGATGATTCCGCTCGCCTTCGCGTGCCTGACAGGTTCCAAGCTCACGCTCCTCGGTACACCGGTGAACCTTATCGCTGCCACCCAGGCCGACGAGGGTGGTGCCGGACACATTGGCTTCTTCGAATGGGCAGTACTCGGTGTACCGCTTCTGGCCGGGACCATTGTGCTTACCTTGGCGTTCGGTCGGTCGTTGCTGCCCGAGCGACATGGTCAGTCGATACCGGCGGATTTCAGTGCGCATGCAGAAACGCTGGTCGAGCAGTATCGTCTCGACGACGGGCTGCATTACTTCCGCGTCCGTCACACCTCACCGTTAGTTGGCAGACCACGTGGTGAAATCGCCCCGGAAACGTTCGGCGGTCTGCAGTTGGTTTCCATCCTGGCAGGCGATACGCTAGCACCGCTACAACGACCGGAGATCGCTGAGGGCGATATCCTGCTTGTCCGTGGAGAAGCCGAACAGGCCGGCCGGTTTGCGGCGGACATGCATCTCTCCGTCCGCGAAAGCGATACCGACGGGTCGATTGCCGATCTTCTGATGAGTCGCAGCTCGGGCCTCGCGGAGGTTGTTATTCCGCAGCGTTCAAACCTCATCGGTCAACAGGCCTTTCCGGGCATGACGACGGAAGATGGTAGCCTGATGGTCCTGGCAATCCAGCGGGGCAGCGAGGAGATCCGTCAGAGGACGATCACGCTCCGCGCTGGCGACCATCTCCTACTGCAAGGAACCTGGAAGGCACTCGATCAGTATCTGGCTGATCCCAAAGTGCTCGTCGTTGACTCGCTCGAGGCTGTGCAAAGACAAGCGGTCGCGCTTGGTCAAGGCGCTGCGATGGCAATCACCGTTCTGCTCCTGCTGGTGCTGCTGCTCGCTTTCGACATCGTCCCGGCTCCGATCGCCGCCGTGGTGTGCGCCACGCTGATGGTTCTGGGACGGGTACTGACGCTCGCGCAGTTCTATCGCGGAATCGACTGGAACACCTGCATCCTGATCGGTGCAATGATCCCGCCTGCGACGGCCATGACGAAGACCGGCGCAGCCGAACTCATTGGCGACCATGTTGTCGAACTACTGGGCGGCGCCGGTCCACACGCGGTGCTCGCGGGAATTTTCGTCGTGACTGCACTCATCTCTCAGTTCATCTCGAACACCTCGGCTGCCCTCGTGATGATGCCGATAGGCTTCGCCACCGCGTCCGAGTTAGGGGTCAGCCCGCTTCCCCTCATCATGGGTGTCGCGATGGGTGCGAGTGCGTCTTTCCTTACCCCCTTTGCGAACGGCGTGAGCCTGATGGTTTATGGGCCAGGTGGTTACCGTTTCGGTGATTTCTGGCGCCTCGGCCTGTTGATCATGGCCTGGACACTTATCGTCACAGTGGTCATCGTGCCCCTCTACTGGAGGTTCTGA
- a CDS encoding L-lactate permease, protein MEAAQVPVDLLHWVLAVLSIVALLVFLVPLRWRAPEAGPMAMFTAAIVALVAFRTPWETLAVASGKGVWDAIFILYVIWPALLLYQVTKQAGAYDALRQGISRFSQNELFIILALSWVFASFLQGIAGFGAPVAVVVPLLIAVGVKPVYAVVMGVVAHAWARFYGTLGVGWLATLQVAYLDNIVRAAVEASFLILIPTYLGGLLVVWLYGRGPAVRHAWPLVLILGTILGVGQLLVAILSPELSTFLAAAAALLALYPLSRWRRYGDPIQGIRERPAMMERATSSSEETAPVMSLAMSFLPYVILTVVTLSVLLIPSLNALMRDVRIGLPFPTVETGFGVRNPEIARYAPIAPLTHPGAMLLVTALVVWVIYRGCGYYHKWAQHRQAESIWSALLVDAVPASVPVIAFLVTSRILDHSGQTLTIAYGIAAVSPPLVFAGVASVIGALGAFMTSSSTASNVLFGGVQASVAQLHGLSTETVIAAQAAGSAYGNAIAPANIVLGTSIAGIKGQEGAVLRHTMPWTVLVALLTGLATIFLILML, encoded by the coding sequence ATGGAAGCGGCTCAGGTTCCGGTTGATCTCCTGCACTGGGTATTGGCGGTCTTGTCTATCGTCGCGCTCCTCGTTTTCCTGGTTCCCCTGCGATGGCGCGCGCCGGAGGCGGGACCGATGGCCATGTTCACTGCGGCAATCGTGGCACTCGTCGCATTCCGTACGCCGTGGGAAACGCTGGCCGTTGCCAGCGGCAAGGGCGTTTGGGATGCGATATTCATCCTGTACGTGATATGGCCGGCGCTGCTTCTCTATCAGGTCACCAAACAGGCGGGTGCTTACGACGCACTACGGCAGGGAATATCCCGTTTCAGTCAGAACGAGTTGTTCATTATTCTCGCTTTAAGCTGGGTGTTTGCATCCTTCCTGCAAGGCATTGCCGGCTTCGGCGCACCGGTCGCCGTCGTGGTGCCGCTGCTCATTGCCGTCGGTGTCAAGCCGGTCTACGCGGTGGTTATGGGGGTCGTCGCGCATGCGTGGGCGCGGTTCTATGGCACTCTGGGGGTGGGATGGCTGGCGACGCTACAGGTTGCCTATCTGGACAACATTGTCCGGGCAGCTGTCGAGGCGTCCTTTCTGATTCTAATTCCGACCTATCTTGGCGGCCTTCTTGTCGTTTGGCTCTATGGCCGGGGACCGGCGGTACGCCATGCCTGGCCGCTTGTGCTGATCCTGGGTACGATCCTCGGTGTCGGACAACTGCTCGTCGCTATCTTGAGCCCTGAGCTGTCGACCTTCCTCGCCGCCGCCGCGGCGCTTCTGGCCCTTTATCCCTTGTCGCGCTGGCGTCGCTACGGCGATCCGATCCAGGGCATCCGCGAGCGGCCTGCCATGATGGAACGGGCCACAAGTTCGTCGGAGGAGACTGCGCCGGTGATGAGCCTCGCCATGTCCTTCCTGCCTTATGTCATTCTGACGGTGGTGACACTAAGCGTTCTGCTGATTCCAAGTCTCAACGCGCTGATGCGCGACGTGCGCATCGGATTGCCGTTCCCAACGGTGGAAACCGGATTCGGCGTACGCAACCCGGAAATCGCGCGCTATGCGCCCATTGCCCCACTTACCCACCCTGGTGCCATGCTGCTGGTGACGGCGCTGGTCGTGTGGGTCATCTACAGGGGGTGTGGCTACTACCACAAATGGGCGCAACATCGCCAAGCCGAGAGCATCTGGTCGGCGCTCCTGGTCGATGCGGTTCCCGCTTCTGTACCCGTCATTGCATTCCTCGTGACGAGCCGCATACTGGATCACAGCGGCCAGACACTTACTATTGCCTATGGGATCGCCGCGGTTTCACCTCCGCTGGTCTTCGCCGGTGTCGCGAGCGTCATTGGTGCCCTGGGCGCGTTCATGACCTCTAGCAGCACCGCTTCCAACGTGCTGTTCGGCGGCGTTCAGGCGAGCGTGGCTCAGTTGCATGGGCTTTCCACCGAGACGGTGATCGCCGCGCAAGCAGCTGGCAGCGCTTACGGCAATGCCATTGCACCGGCAAACATCGTCCTTGGAACCAGTATCGCTGGCATCAAAGGCCAGGAGGGTGCGGTTCTCCGCCATACTATGCCGTGGACAGTCCTGGTCGCACTTCTTACCGGTTTGGCCACGATTTTTCTTATTCTGATGCTTTAA
- a CDS encoding SDR family oxidoreductase, translated as MYEEMQKVPPQKQDRQPGLESEMVPKPAAEMRHWKGSGKLAGRKAIVTGGDSGIGRAVAIGFAKEGADLFILYKDEHEDAAETKRLVEAEGRRCETVAGDVGDPAFARAAVEKAAAFLGGIDLLVNNAGEQHENKDFATIGEAQVERTFRTNILGYMWMVKYVLPHLKEGSAIVNTTSVTAYRGSPHLVDYSATKGAILAFTRSLAAQLAERKIRVNGVAPGPIWTPLIPASFSPEEVEKHGGSTPLERRGQPDECAPAYIFLASDADSSYITGQVIHPNGGEPVNG; from the coding sequence ATGTACGAAGAGATGCAGAAGGTCCCGCCGCAGAAGCAGGACAGGCAGCCCGGTCTGGAATCCGAAATGGTGCCGAAGCCTGCCGCCGAGATGCGGCACTGGAAGGGTTCGGGGAAACTGGCGGGCCGGAAGGCCATCGTGACCGGCGGCGATTCCGGCATCGGCCGCGCCGTGGCCATCGGCTTCGCCAAGGAAGGGGCCGATCTGTTCATCCTCTACAAGGACGAGCATGAGGACGCCGCCGAGACGAAGCGGCTGGTGGAGGCGGAGGGCCGGCGCTGCGAGACCGTCGCGGGCGATGTGGGCGACCCGGCTTTCGCACGCGCCGCCGTGGAGAAGGCGGCGGCCTTCCTCGGCGGCATCGACCTGCTGGTCAACAATGCGGGGGAGCAGCACGAGAACAAGGATTTCGCCACGATCGGGGAGGCGCAGGTGGAGCGCACCTTCCGCACCAACATCCTGGGCTACATGTGGATGGTGAAATACGTGCTGCCGCATCTGAAGGAAGGCAGCGCCATCGTGAACACTACCTCCGTCACCGCCTATCGCGGCAGCCCGCATCTGGTGGACTATTCGGCGACCAAGGGCGCCATCCTGGCCTTCACCCGCTCCCTGGCCGCGCAACTGGCGGAGAGGAAGATCCGCGTGAACGGCGTGGCGCCCGGGCCGATCTGGACGCCGCTGATCCCGGCCTCCTTCTCGCCGGAGGAGGTGGAGAAGCACGGCGGCAGCACGCCGCTGGAACGCAGGGGCCAGCCGGACGAATGCGCGCCCGCCTATATCTTCCTCGCCTCCGATGCCGACAGTTCCTACATCACCGGGCAGGTGATCCATCCCAATGGCGGGGAGCCGGTGAACGGCTAG
- the glyS gene encoding glycine--tRNA ligase subunit beta: MPELLLELFSEEIPARMQARAAEDLARLLAEALKPAGLVLRNLRTFHGPRRIALVAELPEATAPVAEERRGPRADATGPALEGFLRSTGLTREQLEEREGKGGTYLYAVICRDGRATGDVLAEAMPPLLRRFPWPKSMRWGGTSSFTWVRPLKRILCTFGGRVVTFDLRQGEDDGHGLAASDLTEGHRLMAPGTFAAHSLAEWESGLRARKVIPGAPEREALIEREVARLAGAEGLEVVPDRGLLTEVAGLVEWPVPLMGGIDDAFMDLPPEVMRTTMRVNQRYFALRHPDGRAANRFALVANIEAVDGGKAIVAGNERVLRARLSDARFFWDGDRQQTLESRLPKLADVVFHAKLGTQGQRVERLERLARFLAPLVGADPEKAARAGRLAKADLASGMVGEFPELQGLMGRYYALHDGEAPEVAEAIGAHYRPLGPGDEVPREPTAVAVALADKIDQLAGFFAADERPTGSGDPYALRRAALGVIRIIRENGLRLPLSEVIAEAFFGYPAAQGRTADPEFGMAVAAEKMNAGFQPPAGSAQPPMVAAFAAGLLDFLAERLRVQLRAEGARHDILAAAFGAGSSQGGGRGGEDDLVRLLARADALRDFLSTPEGADLLAAYRRAANILRIEEKKTGEVPAKVDPSLLTLAEEVRLWEVLNDIDVAVREALDSEQFSTAMTVFATLRGPVDAFFEKVVVNDADPALRYNRLGLLKTLRAAMDRVAEFQRVEG, translated from the coding sequence ATGCCCGAACTCCTGCTCGAACTCTTCTCCGAGGAAATCCCGGCGCGCATGCAGGCGCGCGCGGCGGAAGACCTCGCCCGCCTCCTCGCCGAGGCATTGAAGCCCGCCGGCCTCGTGCTGCGGAACCTCCGCACCTTCCACGGCCCGCGCCGCATCGCCCTGGTGGCGGAACTGCCGGAGGCGACGGCGCCGGTGGCGGAGGAGCGGCGCGGCCCGCGCGCCGACGCGACCGGCCCGGCGCTGGAGGGCTTCCTGCGCTCCACCGGCCTGACGCGGGAACAACTGGAGGAGCGGGAAGGGAAGGGCGGCACCTATCTCTATGCGGTGATCTGCCGCGACGGCCGTGCGACGGGCGATGTGCTGGCCGAGGCGATGCCGCCGCTGCTGCGCCGCTTCCCCTGGCCCAAGTCGATGCGCTGGGGTGGCACCTCCTCCTTCACCTGGGTGCGGCCGCTGAAGCGCATCCTCTGCACCTTCGGCGGCAGGGTCGTGACGTTCGACCTGCGGCAGGGAGAGGATGACGGGCACGGGCTCGCCGCCTCCGACCTGACGGAAGGGCACCGGCTGATGGCGCCCGGCACCTTCGCCGCCCACTCCCTGGCGGAGTGGGAAAGCGGACTGCGCGCCCGCAAGGTGATCCCCGGCGCGCCGGAGCGCGAGGCGCTGATCGAGCGCGAGGTCGCGCGCCTCGCCGGTGCCGAGGGGCTGGAGGTGGTGCCCGACCGCGGGCTGCTGACCGAGGTGGCAGGGCTGGTGGAATGGCCGGTGCCGCTGATGGGCGGCATCGACGACGCCTTCATGGACCTGCCGCCCGAGGTGATGCGCACCACCATGCGGGTGAACCAGCGCTATTTCGCCCTGCGCCACCCGGATGGGCGGGCGGCGAACCGCTTCGCCCTGGTCGCCAATATCGAGGCGGTGGATGGCGGCAAGGCGATCGTGGCGGGCAACGAGCGCGTGCTGCGCGCCCGGCTTTCCGATGCCCGCTTCTTCTGGGATGGCGACCGGCAGCAGACCCTGGAAAGCCGGCTGCCGAAGCTGGCCGACGTGGTCTTCCATGCCAAGCTGGGCACCCAGGGGCAGCGGGTGGAGCGTCTGGAGCGCTTGGCCCGCTTCCTCGCCCCGCTGGTCGGCGCCGATCCGGAGAAGGCGGCGCGGGCCGGCCGGCTGGCCAAGGCGGACCTCGCCTCCGGCATGGTGGGCGAGTTCCCCGAGCTGCAGGGGCTGATGGGCCGCTACTACGCCCTGCATGACGGGGAGGCGCCGGAGGTGGCCGAGGCGATCGGCGCGCATTACCGTCCGCTCGGCCCCGGCGACGAGGTGCCGCGCGAGCCGACCGCTGTCGCCGTGGCGCTGGCCGACAAGATCGACCAGCTCGCCGGCTTCTTCGCGGCGGATGAGCGCCCGACCGGCTCGGGCGACCCCTATGCGCTGCGCCGCGCCGCTCTGGGCGTGATCCGCATCATCCGGGAGAACGGGCTGCGCCTGCCGCTGTCCGAGGTGATCGCCGAGGCCTTCTTCGGCTATCCCGCGGCCCAGGGCCGGACGGCCGACCCGGAATTCGGCATGGCGGTCGCGGCCGAGAAGATGAATGCGGGCTTCCAGCCCCCCGCAGGCTCCGCGCAGCCGCCGATGGTGGCCGCCTTCGCCGCCGGCCTGCTGGACTTCCTGGCGGAGCGGCTGCGCGTGCAGCTCCGGGCCGAAGGGGCGCGGCATGACATCCTGGCCGCCGCTTTCGGCGCCGGCTCCAGCCAAGGGGGAGGCCGGGGAGGGGAGGACGATCTTGTCCGCCTGCTCGCCCGGGCCGATGCGCTGCGGGACTTCCTCTCGACTCCGGAAGGGGCAGACCTCCTCGCCGCCTATCGCCGCGCCGCGAACATCCTCCGCATCGAGGAGAAAAAGACCGGCGAAGTTCCCGCGAAGGTTGATCCCTCCCTGCTGACCCTGGCGGAAGAGGTCCGGTTGTGGGAAGTTCTGAATGATATTGATGTTGCGGTGCGGGAAGCGCTTGACTCGGAACAGTTTTCGACGGCCATGACTGTTTTTGCGACGCTGCGGGGACCCGTGGACGCATTTTTCGAGAAGGTCGTGGTGAATGACGCCGATCCGGCGCTGCGCTACAACCGCCTCGGCCTGCTCAAGACGCTCCGCGCCGCGATGGACCGCGTCGCGGAGTTCCAACGCGTTGAAGGCTGA
- a CDS encoding S49 family peptidase yields MPLPFFDRRPRVAVIRMSGVIAARATGLGGPGLSAAGLAPVLERAFGLKRLAGVVLAINSPGGSPVQSSLIAARIVRLADEKDVPVIACIEDAGASGGYWIACAADEIVCDPASITGSIGVISQGFGFQEAIERLGVERRVMTAGENKSFLDPFLPPDPAQQKRLRELLDTLHEEFKDWVRSRRANRLKAPEGEIFSGRFWTGREAVALGLADRLGDLYGEIERRFGKETKIVWLNVRRPRWPWRLFSAAVGATLEILEERSARARLGL; encoded by the coding sequence ATGCCTTTGCCCTTTTTCGACCGGCGCCCCCGGGTGGCCGTCATCCGCATGTCCGGCGTCATCGCCGCCCGGGCCACGGGCCTCGGTGGCCCCGGCCTCAGCGCCGCCGGGCTGGCGCCCGTGCTGGAGCGTGCCTTCGGGCTGAAGCGCCTCGCGGGGGTGGTGCTCGCCATCAACTCGCCCGGCGGATCGCCCGTGCAGTCCTCGCTGATCGCGGCGCGGATCGTCCGGCTGGCGGATGAGAAGGACGTGCCGGTGATCGCCTGCATCGAGGATGCCGGGGCCTCCGGCGGCTACTGGATCGCCTGCGCGGCGGACGAGATCGTCTGCGACCCGGCCTCCATCACCGGCTCCATCGGGGTGATCTCCCAGGGCTTCGGCTTCCAGGAGGCGATCGAGCGCCTGGGGGTGGAGCGCCGGGTGATGACGGCGGGGGAGAACAAATCCTTCCTCGACCCTTTCCTGCCTCCCGATCCGGCGCAGCAGAAGCGGCTGCGCGAGCTGCTCGACACGTTGCACGAGGAATTCAAGGACTGGGTCCGCTCCCGCCGGGCCAACCGGCTGAAGGCGCCGGAGGGCGAGATCTTCAGCGGCCGCTTCTGGACGGGGCGGGAGGCCGTGGCGCTCGGCCTCGCCGACCGGCTGGGCGACCTGTACGGGGAGATCGAGCGCCGCTTCGGCAAGGAGACGAAGATCGTCTGGCTGAACGTCCGGCGCCCGCGCTGGCCCTGGCGGCTCTTCTCCGCTGCCGTGGGCGCGACGCTGGAGATCCTGGAGGAACGGTCCGCCCGGGCACGGCTGGGCCTCTGA